From one Solanum stenotomum isolate F172 chromosome 12, ASM1918654v1, whole genome shotgun sequence genomic stretch:
- the LOC125846622 gene encoding glyoxysomal processing protease, glyoxysomal: protein MGLPEVVDVARNYAVMVRIQGPDPKGLKMRKHAFHLYNSGKTTLSASGMLLPSSFVNGSVSEQIQGESKLQSIGGHVLVLTVASVIEPFVVQQDRSDISKDKPKLIPGAQIDILREGEIKLPDDLKESSKEGLNWLPAELLRVVDIPVSSAAVQSLIEGSSSSIEHGWEVGWSLAAYGNAHQSFTNTKRRQVEQISFPSQTPMVEVQSSLPSVIGTSTTRIALLRVPSNPYEDPPPLKVSPWSRRGDLLLAMGSPFGILSPSHFSNSISVGSIANSYPPSPLNKALLIADIRCLPGMEGSPVLGEHAELIGVLSRPLRQKATAAEIQMVIPWEAITSACGSLLQEEQQTGRKIHFNNGNLISVEKKSHSNNIRDGPTNDSQEHLLTGPVPPSLIEKAMTSICLITVDDGAWASGVLLNKKGLLLTNAHLLEPWRFGKTSANGSRYNTKSDVVVTTSNQSEHPGDEKFTVHRRNKYLIQKELKTPQFLVNNEQGSFRVNLANTSSRTIRVRLDFMDPWLWTNAEVVHVSRGPLDVALLQLQLVPDELCPITVDFMRPLPGSKAYILGHGLFGPRCDFLPSACVGAIAKVVEAKMPQLDQSCLGGHFPAMLETTAAVHPGGSGGAVVNSEGHMIALVTSNARHGGGTVIPHLNFSIPCAALMPIFKFAEDMQDLSPLEYLDKPDEQLSSVWALTPPLSSKQSPSLLHLPMLPRGDSNNDAKGSKFAKFIADQEAMLKSATQLGKVEGLSNKLVQSKL, encoded by the exons ATGGGTCTTCCTGAAGTCGTTGATGTTGCCCGCAATTATGCTGTCATGGTCAGAATTCAAGGCCCG GACCCAAAAGGCCTGAAGATGCGAAAACATGCTTTTCACCTTTACAA TTCTGGGAAGACGACACTATCAGCATCTGGGATGCTTTTGCCCAGTTCCTTTGTTAATGGTTCGGTGTCTGAGCAGATTCAGGGTGAAAGCAAGTTGCAGTCTATTGGAGGTCACGTCTTGGTTTTAACTGTGGCTTCTGTTATTGAGCCATTTGTGGTACAACAGGATAGAAGTGACATATCAAAG GATAAGCCCAAGCTGATTCCTGGTGCTCAAATTGATATACTGCGGGAG GGAGAAATAAAACTGCCGGATGATCTCAAAGAGTCTAGCAAGGAGGGTTTGAACTGGCTACCTGCTGAACTCCTAAGAGTG GTTGACATCCCCGTGTCATCTGCTGCTGTCCAGTCCCTAATTGAAGGTTCTTCTAGTTCAATTGAACATGGATGGGAGGTTGGTTGGTCCCTAGCTGCCTATGGAAATGCTCATCAATCATTTACTAACACTAAGCGCAGACAG GTTGAGCAAATTTCCTTCCCAAGTCAAACTCCAATGGTGGAGGTGCAGTCCAGCCTTCCAAGTGTGATAGGAACATCAACTACAAGAATTGCTCTTCTCAGAGTTCCTTCAAATCCATATGAG GACCCACCTCCATTAAAAGTCTCTCCCTGGAGTAGGAGAGGTGATCTTCTTCTGGCCATGGGTTCTCCTTTTGGCATCCTGTCTCCCAGCCACTTTTCCAATAG CATATCGGTTGGATCCATCGCAAACAGCTACCCGCCTAGTCCTCTGAATAAAGCACTGCTGATTGCTGACATCCGTTGTCTCCCTG GAATGGAAGGTAGCCCAGTGTTAGGGGAACATGCAGAGCTGATTGGTGTTCTGTCTCGGCCACTTAGACAAAAGGCTACTGCTGCTGAAATTCAG ATGGTGATTCCATGGGAAGCTATTACATCTGCTTGTGGTAGTCTGCTTCAAGAAGAGCAACAAACTGGTAGAAAGATCCATTTTAATAATGGAAACTTAATCAGTGTTGAAAAGAAATCACACTCCAATAATATTCGGGATGGACCCACCAATGATTCTCAAGAGCATCTCCTAACAGGTCCTGTTCCCCCATCCTTGATTGAGAAGGCAATGACATCTATCTGTCTTATCACTGTTGATGATGGAGCATGGGCTTCTGGAGTTTTGCTCAACAAGAAGGGTCTGCTTCTTACAAACGCTCATCTTCTAGAGCCGTGGAGATTTGGGAAAACATCTGCAAATGGTTCTAGATATAACACTAAATCTGATGTAGTTGTCACCACGTCTAATCAATCTGAGCATCCAGGGGATGAGAAATTTACCGTTCACCGTAGGAATAAATATTTGATTCAAAAGGAACTAAAAACTCCACAGTTCCTTGTTAACAATGAGCAAGGTAGCTTTAGAGTTAACTTGGCAAACACCAGCAGTAGGACCATTCGTGTTCGCTTGGATTTTATGGATCCTTGGTTATGGACAAATGCAGAGGTAGTTCATGTATCCAGAGGACCTCTGGATGTTGCACTACTACAACTTCAGCTAGTTCCAGATGAGCTCTGTCCCATTACTGTGGACTTCATGCGCCCGTTACCTGGATCAAAAGCATACATTCTTGGACATGGGCTATTTGGACCACGATGTG ACTTCCTTCCATCTGCCTGTGTGGGTGCAATAGCTAAAGTAGTTGAAGCGAAGATGCCTCAGCTTGATCAATCATGTTTAGGAGGACATTTTCCGGCAATGCTTGAAACAACAGCAGCTGTACACCCTGGTGGTAGCGGTGGGGCTGTTGTTAATTCAGAAGGACACATGATTGCCCTTGTAACAAG TAATGCTAGACATGGTGGAGGGACAGTCATTCCACATTTGAACTTCAGCATTCCATGTGCAGCTTTAATGCCCATCTTCAAGTTTGCTGAAG ACATGCAGGATCTGTCACCCTTAGAATATCTTGACAAACCAGATGAACAGCTTTCTTCTGTGTGGGCATTAACTCCACCTTTATCTTCTAAGCAAAGCCCCTCTCTTCTTCATCTACCAATGCTTCCTCGAGGAGATAGTAACAATGATGCAAAGGGCTCTAAGTTTGCTAAGTTTATAGCTGACCAGGAGGCCATGCTAAAGAGTGCAACTCAACTTGGCAAGGTTGAAGGTCTTTCAAATAAACTTGTGCAAAGTAAGTTATGA
- the LOC125846628 gene encoding putative E3 ubiquitin-protein ligase RING1a, which produces MPAQKRPYETSPTPPPPDEKDDDSLQGNQNHDEEADDSGGEDSDGTTCSSGGEKDEFITVRLSEIRKEVQCPICLGIIRKTRTVMECLHRFCRECIDKSMRMGNNECPACRTHCASRRSLRDDPNYDALIAFLYPDIDKFEEEEFAFHEEEKALNKQIQASIAQTSQRQSEALGRKRSARAAAAAFTRRSQGNYRNLRGRRNYQGAEHHISDEEEDGNHDVGKDSSSADERSIEVKPKRQKKRAGRPSQASAASDENDAETNQESFGACSGLIRCSEILAWGKGGMRSNNRHGGLGGGIGKVSRNSRVSKLIASLSRSDEYEGKLDARLMLVSFSEEDIPSLQRPYLSCQPTMEVKHLRQYVAQQTSIEVGEIDIVLIKEKNPTDNPSSSDIMAISKPIVGDPSKAEIQTVEEHQTLGEIQETFGLNQRNLILAYRRKAKNGTDHDEGKVTM; this is translated from the exons ATGCCTGCACAGAAGCGTCCGTACGAAACTTCTCCTACTCCTCCGCCACCGGACGAAAAGGACGATGATTCATTACAAGGTAATCAAAATCACGACGAAGAAGCCGATGACAGCGGCGGCGAAG ATTCGGATGGAACTACTTGTTCGAGCGGCGGGGAGAAAGACGA ATTTATCACTGTGAGACTTTCAGAAATTCGCAAAGAAGTACAGTGTCCTATATGTTTAG GCATCATACGAAAGACCAGAACAGTTATGGAATGTTTGCATCGATTTTGCAGAGAATGCATTGACAAGTCTATGCGAATGGG GAACAATGAGTGTCCTGCTTGTCGTACCCACTGTGCTAGTCGCCGTTCTCTGAGAGATGATCCGAACTATGATGCTCTAATTGCATTTCTATATCCAgatattgataaatttgaagAGGAG GAATTTGCTTTTCATGAAGAGGAGAAAGCTTTAAATAAGCAG ATACAAGCTTCAATCGCACAGACGTCACAGCGACAATCCGAAGCACTGGGAAGGAAACGGTCTGCAAGAGCAGCAGCAGCAGCTTTTACTAGGAGATCTCAGGGAAACTATCGGAATTTAAGGGGAAGAAGAAATTATCAGGGTGCTGAACACCATATATCTGATGAGGAAGAAGATGGTAATCATGATGTTGGCAAGGATTCTTCCTCTGCTGATGAGCGCTCGATAGAAGTCAAACCAAAGCGGCAGAAAAAGAGGGCAGGACGGCCTTCTCAGGCCTCAGCAGCCAGTGACGAAAATGATGCAGAAACAAACCAAGAATCATTTGGTGCATGTAGTGGACTTATTCGCTGTTCAGAGATTCTTGCCTGGGGAAAAGGTGGCATGCGAAGTAACAACAGGCATGGGGGTCTTGGTGGAGGCATTGGCAAGGTCTCCAGGAACAGCAGAGTCTCGAAGCTAATTGCTTCTCTATCTCGTTCAGATGAATATGAAGGGAAG TTGGATGCCAGACTTATGCTTGTTTCCTTTTCCGAGGAGGATATACCAAGTTTGCAACGACCTTACCTTAGCTGCCAGCCAACTATGGAAGTTAAACATTTAAGACAG TATGTAGCTCAGCAGACTTCCATAGAAGTCGGGGAAATTGACATAGTGCTGATAAAAGAGAAGAACCCCACTGACAACCCTTCAAGTTCTGATATCATGGCCATTTCCAAACCCATTGTTGGAGATCCGTCTAAAGCAGAAATCCAGACTGTGGAAGAGCATCAGACATTGGGGGAAATCCAAGAAACGTTTGGTTTGAACCAGCGTAATCTG ATCCTGGCATACCGACGAAAAGCAAAGAATGGGACAGACCACGATGAAGGGAAGGTGACCATGTAA